The sequence TTACATGCATACGGTGGTGGACCCGGATTTGAGTATATACTCAAAAAGTTGATTCCTCGGTTGTTAGATGAGGGATTAACGCAAAAAGAAATTGATACAATCTTTATAGATAATCCATCTCGATGGCTAGCTCAATTTGAATAGGAGTGGAATCATGGAAAAAAATACAATTATTTCGATTATTCGGGGAGTAAATCCTGATCATATAATAGAAATTATGAAAGGATTATTAGAAAACGGTATTAGTTGGGCGGAAGTATCATTAAGTGAGGAGCAAAAAGGATTAGAATGTATAAGACGAATATCAAAATCCTTTTCCAATCAAGTTAGCCTTGGCGTTGGGACTGTCATTAATAAAAGACAGGTTGATGCTGCAATAGATGCAGGGGCTAAGTACATCATTACTCCTGGTTGGGATAGGAATTTAGTTGAATATGTAATTTCTAAAGATGTTGAAATCTTTCCTGGTGTGTTTTCTCCGGGTGAAGTTATGCAGGCAAAAGCATTGGGTATAAAAACCGTTAAAGTATTTCCGGTTAATAGTTTGCCAATGGATTATGTGAAAAACTTAAAAGGTCCTTTTCCATCCATCAACTATATGGCTGTTGGTGGAGTAACAAAAAATAATATTATTAGTTTGAAAAAGGCTGGATACTCATCTTTTGCTATTGGAAGTGAATTAGTTCCAAGAGGAGCGACTAAAGAAAATATAGAAAGGATAATTGAAGATACTAGAGAATTTAAAAAATTGATTGATTTGGAGTGAATTACATGGGCGCCAAAGAAATACTCTACATGAATAGAGACGAAGTAGCTGAATCCGTAAAAGAATTTCCAGTCGCAATTTTGCCATTAGGTGCTACTGAGCAGCATGGTCATCATCTGCCCTTAGGAACAGATATAATCTTGGCAAAAGGCATTTCTAAAAAAATTGCTGAACAGACTGGAGCACTTTTACTTCCAACTATGCCTTTTGGTTATTCTTGGGTTTGGAGAGACATACCAGGAACTATATCATTACAACAAAATCATGTAGAAGCAGTAATCAAAGATGTTGCGTATAGTGTAAGCCGTTATGGAATAAAATTACTAGTCCTAGTAAATGGACATGATGCAAATAACGCAAGCATGAAATATGCAACTAGAGAATTAATGGATGAGTTAGATATGCCAATTATTTATCTCTTTTATCCGAATATGGAAGAGGTAATGAAGGAGTATTGTGAATCTCCTACATGGAACGGAATGATTCATGCTTGTGAATTTGAAACTTCATTAATGCTCGCTTTAAATTCAAAGCTAGTTGATATGAGTAAAACTGTTTCAGAGTATCCTTCCACTCCAAAATTATATGGAAAATCTACAATATCACTTGGAAATCTGAGTGAAAGTGGCGTTTATGGTGATGCAACACTTGCAAGTAAAGAAAAGGGAAATAAAATGTTAAACATTTTCGTAACCGAAATGGTGAATTTATTATTAGAAGCATTCCATAATATTAAATAACGGATTTTTCAAAATAATGATAGCTGAGCTGTCAATAAAGTAGCATAGGTGGTGCAGAAAAGTCCTTTATAAAAATTGTGCATGAGATGACTCACACTCTGCCTATGAATCAAGCTAACAGGCAGTAGAAACTGTACTTGAATCTATTTTTTAGTTGTTAGTTGTAGCAGAAACGTTTAAAATTCGGAAGTGGAATAAGAGTAGGAGAGAACGTTTTTCGGGATGAAGGAGTTCTCACTATATGTTTACTGGTGCGGTGAAGGAAAGTGAAATGTAAAAGAAGGATCGGCTTATGCAATTTAAGAACTGGTAGTTGTAAATCTAGAATAGGGATAAATTTGTTATTTTGCTTGTATTAAGCGTAAATGTTTAAGGGAAGGATAATGAAAATCTCATGCTTTTCAATTTAGAATACTTGATGTACCAGTGCTGACAATAGAAGAAGTAAGATGAATTTAATGTTAGTGAGATACACCTGTGATACCTTGGTTAATTCTATAGGGTCACAGGTGTTTTAATTGTGCTTAATATGTATTTAACTCCTTTACGTTTCGCCCAAAACGGATACTATTAATTTTAAAATTCAATAGTAGATATAATAATTCAATTTATGTTAACAATGTTAGAACCTTTATGTCTAATTAGTTAGAAAATTCATTTGACTTTAAAAGAAAATTATTTTATACTACTAGTCAATTAAGCGCTTAATTCATTAGTAATTATGATTAATCCATTATTAATAATGGATTACAGGAAGTTCAATAGATTTTATTATCATAAAAATCAAAGCGCTTAACCAAAAAGGTAAGCGCTTACTACGAGTCGGTTATGTTAATAAAGGTGGGAGAGAATATTGGATAAGATAGGAACATAATTTCGCAACGGATTACATAGGGCTTATATTTCTATTCCTGTTATCAGGAATAGTTCGGAACAGACTCTAAAAAAGAATTGCGATCAAAAAATTCATAATATTCATTAAATATATTTTTGAATTTCTAATTTAAAGATGTAATCAAATGCTTTTTAATAGGGGGAGAAGGGCAATGATTTGGGTGATTTTTTTATCGTTTCTAATTTACACTGTTTTTGTTATGTGGTTTTCATGGTATAAAACAAAAGGACATCGTATGGATAGCACAGACAGTTATTTTCTTGGTGGCAGAAGCTTAGCGGGAATAGTTATTGCGAGCTCGTTATTATTAACAAATTTATCGACAGAACAAATAGTTGGGTTAAATGGGCAAGCTTATGGAGAGTCAATGGTAGTGATGGCGTGGGAGGTTACTGCTCCATTAGCGTTAATTTTTATGGCTCTTGTATTTTTACCACGATACTTAGCAACAGGCATTTCTACTATACCTGATTTCTTAGAGCAGCGATTTGATTTGAGAACAAGACAAATGGTTTCGTTATTATTTTTATTAGGTTATGCAACTGTATTTTTGCCTACTGTTTTGTATTCAGGTGCGCTGGTGATTGATGGAATTTTTGGTTTGTCAACTAGAACAGGATTAAGTACGTTTCAAATTGTGTTTTTTATATCTGCTGCTATTGGATTGATTAGCTGTGGATATGTAATCCTTGGCGGTCTTCGTGCAACTGCATATAGTGATACGATTAATGGAATTGGCTTAATTATCGGTGGGCTACTTATTCCTATACTAGCATTATTTGTTTTAGGAAAGGGAAATTTTATCAATGGGGTAGGAGAACTTTTACATACAAATCCATCTAAGCTTAATGCTGTCGGGAATCATGAATCGTCAGTTCCTTGGACCGTTTTAGCCACTGGTTTGTTTTTCAATAATTTATTTTATTGGTGTACGAATCAGTCGATTATTCAAAGGTCGCTGGCTGCCAAGAATTTAGCAGAAGGTCAAAAAGGGGTACTGTTTGCTGGAATTTTTAAAATTTTTGGTCTGACATTTCTAGCTTTACCTGGAATTATTGCCTATTTATTGTATGGTAATTCTATTGCCAATGCTGATCAGGCTTATCCTACATTGATTATAAA is a genomic window of Virgibacillus proomii containing:
- a CDS encoding creatininase family protein, which produces MGAKEILYMNRDEVAESVKEFPVAILPLGATEQHGHHLPLGTDIILAKGISKKIAEQTGALLLPTMPFGYSWVWRDIPGTISLQQNHVEAVIKDVAYSVSRYGIKLLVLVNGHDANNASMKYATRELMDELDMPIIYLFYPNMEEVMKEYCESPTWNGMIHACEFETSLMLALNSKLVDMSKTVSEYPSTPKLYGKSTISLGNLSESGVYGDATLASKEKGNKMLNIFVTEMVNLLLEAFHNIK
- a CDS encoding solute:sodium symporter family transporter gives rise to the protein MIWVIFLSFLIYTVFVMWFSWYKTKGHRMDSTDSYFLGGRSLAGIVIASSLLLTNLSTEQIVGLNGQAYGESMVVMAWEVTAPLALIFMALVFLPRYLATGISTIPDFLEQRFDLRTRQMVSLLFLLGYATVFLPTVLYSGALVIDGIFGLSTRTGLSTFQIVFFISAAIGLISCGYVILGGLRATAYSDTINGIGLIIGGLLIPILALFVLGKGNFINGVGELLHTNPSKLNAVGNHESSVPWTVLATGLFFNNLFYWCTNQSIIQRSLAAKNLAEGQKGVLFAGIFKIFGLTFLALPGIIAYLLYGNSIANADQAYPTLIINVMPVVLSGFLGAVLFGAILSSFNNVITSSITLFTLDIFKPIFKPTAEEKDLVKTGRIFAAFLAIFSVVIAPFIIFAPNGLYYFLQEMNGFYSLPILAMVVVGFFTKRVPALAAKTVVITHVLLYGLTRFIIPDINFLYVLSILFPIDVLTMLVIGRWKPKETPYVMTTKDVVDLQPWKHVKKVSVIIFFFMVTVYGLFSPIGIAAVPENYYSPASFLFFAIAMLFIGFVVWYWRKMTNKLDVHLEKQHSLQNSTYLASSKHDLF
- a CDS encoding bifunctional 4-hydroxy-2-oxoglutarate aldolase/2-dehydro-3-deoxy-phosphogluconate aldolase, coding for MEKNTIISIIRGVNPDHIIEIMKGLLENGISWAEVSLSEEQKGLECIRRISKSFSNQVSLGVGTVINKRQVDAAIDAGAKYIITPGWDRNLVEYVISKDVEIFPGVFSPGEVMQAKALGIKTVKVFPVNSLPMDYVKNLKGPFPSINYMAVGGVTKNNIISLKKAGYSSFAIGSELVPRGATKENIERIIEDTREFKKLIDLE